Within the Deltaproteobacteria bacterium genome, the region GTCGGCCATGAACCGGCAGGAGAGTTTTTTTGTGGTAGTGCAGGGTCAGAAGAAAGAGGAGTTGCGGCAGATATTTTCCGATGCCTTTAACGATATGAGGCCCATTTTGGAGAAGGTGTTTGCCAAAAGGCCCAAAATCATTGAAGGCATGAAAATCTTTTTTGAAAAGTACGGCAATGCGCCGGTCTTTATTTTTGCTTATGCCGGAAAGCTGCCTAATGGGGATTGGGACACCCACAGCACCGCCGTGGCCGTTCAGAACCTACTTTTAGCCGCCTATGAAGCAGGCCTTGGCGCCACCTGGACCGATGGGGTCATGGGAAAAGAAAAAGAGATCAATGACGCCTTGGGGATTGAAGACAAAAAATTAGTATGTGTGGTGCCTGTGGGCGAGCCTGATGAGGAGCCTCGGGTGCCTCCTCGCCGTGAAGACAGGGTTGAGTGGATAGGGTTTTAGCCCTGGTGGTTGTTTAAAATAGTAGCCGGTAGGCTGGGGAGCCATCCTACCGGTTTCCGTTTGAAACTGAAAAAAGATGGATCAAAATCGGTACTCACCTTCCTGGATTTTTTTGAATAGATCTGCTGTTAAAGGGACGTAATCAGAACTTCCCGGCATCCGAACGTACAGAGGATCAGCCACCTCATGAGGGTCAAATCCTGCTTTTTTCAGATCCGATTTTCTATAGAAGACCAGGCGCCGGATTTTGTGAATCGAAGGCATAAGTATGACATGCTGTTAAGCCTGGGACAGATAATATCTGTCTGGGAGAGGTCTATTCATGTCTTGCTTTGGA harbors:
- a CDS encoding nitroreductase family protein; protein product: MELADVIKGRRSVRKFKPDPVPKEQLERILELAQWAPSAMNRQESFFVVVQGQKKEELRQIFSDAFNDMRPILEKVFAKRPKIIEGMKIFFEKYGNAPVFIFAYAGKLPNGDWDTHSTAVAVQNLLLAAYEAGLGATWTDGVMGKEKEINDALGIEDKKLVCVVPVGEPDEEPRVPPRREDRVEWIGF